The following proteins come from a genomic window of bacterium:
- a CDS encoding radical SAM protein: MKIKLIYPKWPKLSNQTEFNLPPHGPVCLAAAVSDDIEISFCDEHVEPLDYTDNDADLIALSVMLTCQIPRAFEIADWYRAQGRPVIFGGIAAMLHSEEAISHADAVFLGEAEGHFNQVIEDFRRGELKKVYDFLSDHPDTALIGTARRDILKRERYNFRGIQMVDLVHASRGCRFNCFPCCTPYLGGRKFRPRPLEAVVRELESIDNNRLFFVDNSLAQDDEWEKALFKAIAPLRKKWISHPIKDDDEILDLAVQAGCWYVYQAIVDTSDHIRRRVQRLKERGIGVEGTIILGLDSHDEDSIKRLVDFLLEINLDLAEFTILTPFPHTPIRDQLARENRILHNDWSRYTTGEVVFQPARMSISSLQRMYEYAWETFYSNVSQEMQMAKLFLKVIEKEKLDGTYKRVPLSSNRSWSSSGRENARS, from the coding sequence GTGAAAATAAAGCTGATTTATCCGAAATGGCCAAAATTAAGCAACCAGACGGAGTTTAATTTACCGCCTCATGGGCCGGTGTGTCTGGCGGCGGCAGTGAGTGATGACATAGAGATTTCCTTTTGTGACGAACATGTGGAACCCCTGGATTACACCGATAACGATGCAGACCTGATAGCCCTGTCTGTCATGCTGACCTGTCAGATCCCCCGCGCTTTCGAGATAGCTGACTGGTACCGTGCGCAGGGCAGGCCGGTTATCTTTGGCGGCATTGCTGCCATGCTTCATTCCGAGGAAGCAATCTCCCATGCCGATGCTGTCTTCTTAGGTGAGGCAGAGGGTCATTTTAACCAGGTGATTGAAGATTTCCGTCGCGGCGAGTTGAAAAAGGTGTATGATTTTCTCTCGGATCACCCTGATACGGCATTGATAGGAACTGCCCGGCGCGATATTCTGAAACGGGAGCGGTATAATTTCCGGGGCATCCAGATGGTTGACCTGGTACATGCCTCGCGGGGATGCCGGTTTAATTGCTTTCCCTGCTGCACGCCGTATCTGGGTGGCCGGAAATTCAGGCCGCGCCCTCTTGAGGCCGTGGTCAGGGAATTAGAAAGTATCGATAACAACCGTTTGTTCTTTGTTGATAATTCGCTGGCCCAGGATGACGAATGGGAAAAGGCCCTGTTCAAGGCCATTGCACCCTTGCGGAAGAAATGGATATCTCACCCGATCAAGGACGACGATGAAATCCTGGATCTGGCCGTACAGGCTGGCTGCTGGTATGTGTATCAGGCCATTGTGGATACCTCGGACCACATTCGCCGGAGAGTCCAGCGATTGAAAGAGCGCGGGATCGGAGTCGAGGGAACGATTATCCTGGGGCTGGATTCCCATGACGAAGATTCCATTAAGCGTCTGGTGGATTTTCTCCTCGAGATCAATCTGGACCTGGCCGAATTCACTATTCTTACTCCCTTTCCCCATACTCCGATCAGGGATCAGTTAGCAAGGGAAAACAGGATACTCCACAATGACTGGAGCCGGTACACTACCGGGGAGGTCGTCTTTCAACCGGCCAGAATGAGCATCAGCTCACTCCAGCGCATGTATGAATATGCCTGGGAGACTTTTTACAGCAACGTAAGCCAGGAAATGCAGATGGCGAAATTATTCCTGAAGGTCATCGAAAAAGAAAAACTCGATGGAACCTATAAGCGGGTCCCGTTGAGCTCCAATCGCTCGTGGTCTTCATCCGGGAGGGAAAACGCAAGATCATGA